A portion of the Osmia lignaria lignaria isolate PbOS001 chromosome 15, iyOsmLign1, whole genome shotgun sequence genome contains these proteins:
- the LOC117608177 gene encoding uncharacterized protein LOC117608177 isoform X2, which translates to MAQYFNFVTNASGTLTLEEVQRICSAEGQSVQLVVEDINNDGNSCQQLLTYTSAPQEQPIFSQHINLGSQISTSQLEQGQSVFIIKTNTNELATSEGILKSATVNANNIGRNIVSVDNKDCNNDVQQIRWMKMQENSINVNTVSKEGVLISEKTQTANALLHSLCELDSGLLKRKPLRSYPNRNRCSTGTSSIPDKTNISNTIGIPIQNINVSSIKTNTPYNKSVSPIGQNVTQIPTQVHSSLGTIHSRPQARTLMSKTPAKLLQPKMEQTRLKQMPNQRQAQNDQRLQGNAQRLAQGSLNSSQRQQTPQRQVLPSSPLQFQKTVSPQKSQYEQSTSLSTSQSMHSSMEVDSLESSSLQDTSFSSQTDSENSSSESIAFLQKVIRNPMDTIVQHQIKGNTAKMLVMFSNGEQRLITFDIPNEDCTVQDLLEQANITFCGTTNVSLVSDPTLGINYIVEAGSNTSHDVPEHDSSQENLNNLDSPRSPDENSNPVQQNEEAIFIEGMLAVCSHCGISSLDFNRCQRCKRKLSKEVKSIPMTMGVQEKKETMISVDSFYKKNNERNSSAKLEKLERDGAVYKRGRGRGKGVTRTRPIHKEPECLTISSDEEEEGKMKKLESSNNSTCSHDTSNNFNEDLDTILEKEPVITNNSISSTSSDYAMETENIVRDNCPQALHTSIVCRTVRIGSYKYIPREKVVISQNGVRFGVPLLEDDQSFVTLEIKLQNIVRVLVHFGKSMPVLFFYTSTNSGAMIRELLGMQDPKGPYYDPAGKDLTHKRITLLPEKWSEESKMALKDLFSYRNLLVELNAKEANDILVRASPKDILNSSKKGEQTGAANSNANGGIQTITVYPPPPAKGGIAINTEDYLCLGEDQFLNDVIIDFYLKYLTLEVLSEPDQHRTHVFSSYFYKRLTSPHTQAVESNVPLSPAAKRHARVQKWTKNVNIFEKDFIIIPINEHAHWFLAIICFPGLVGEVPPQIVRSQENDVRKTVHKSKRLKEVKLQTVTIGSTTLTPVTTTITIDQPDDGSERDEAEGDDEEMEMDSEDDDESESTENKNVPKVEEYVPLETTVKVPCILIFDSLAGASRSRVVATLRDYLSCEYVAKMGSEKVFSKDTIKGASLKVPQQSNFTDCGLYVLQYVESFFQNPIKDYTLPIKTLKNWFEEIVVTRKREELSKLLIKLMNSTKGDKTINIPVVNFPTQDGKLKAKPENQVDAKSLKTDTDDKKKPTLEGENRVSNNLPNQTENTEATTDIMNKTMYQIIPYPPCTSSSSIENNSPEMFNQSKTPHQRSPSETMSYLKSKRIPRLMLRTENQDDPQAAKKHKGESFDSCK; encoded by the exons ATTGCAACAATGATGTGCAACAAATACGATGGATGAAAATGCAAGAGAATAGTATTAATGTAAATACAGTATCGAAAGAAGGTGTGCTCATATCAGAGAAAACTCAGACTGCCAAT GCTCTTCTGCATAGTTTGTGCGAATTGGACAGTGGACTTCTAAAAAGGAAACCGCTACGATCATACCCAAACAGAAATCGATGTTCAACTGGAACATCGTCCATCCCTGATAAAACGAATATCTCAAACACCATAGGAATCCCAATACAGAATATTAATGTATCTAGCATTAAGACAAATACTCCTTACAACAAGTCAGTCAGTCCTATTGGACAGAATGTGACACAAATTCCTACGCAAGTACATTCTTCTCTGGGCACGATTCATAGCAGACCTCAAGCTCGCACCTTAATGTCAAAGACTCCTGCGAAGCTGCTGCAGCCTAAGATGGAACAGACGAGACTAAAGCAGATGCCGAATCAGAGACAAGCGCAGAATGATCAGAGACTGCAAGGGAATGCGCAGCGACTAGCACAGGGTTCATTAAACAGTTCACAGCGGCAACAAACTCCACAGAGACAAGTGTTACCCTCATCCCCATTACAATTTCAGAAAACAGTCTCCCCACAGAAGTCTCAATACGAACAATCAACCTCACTATCAACGTCTCAGAGCATGCACAGCAGCATGGAAGTTGACTCTCTAGAGTCTTCATCACTTCAAGATACAAGTTTCTCGTCACAGACTGATTCAGAAAACAGTTCATCGGAAAGTATCGCTTTTCTTCAAAAAGTTATTCGCAATCCAATGGATACAATAGTTCAACATCAAATTAAAGGAAATACCGCGAAAATGCTGGTTATGTTTTCTAATGGCGAGCAGAGATTAATTACGTTTGATATACCAAACGAGGATTGCACCGTTCAGGATTTATTAGAACAG GCAAATATTACATTCTGTGGAACGACAAATGTTTCTTTGGTTTCTGATCCCACATTGGGTATCAATTATATTGTCGAAGCTGGATCTAACACATCACATGATGTACCCGAGCATGACAGTTCccaagaaaatttaaataatttagacTCCCCGAG gTCACCCGATGAGAATAGTAATCCTGTCCAACAAAACGAa GAGGCTATATTCATCGAAGGAATGTTAGCAGTCTGTTCCCACTGTGGTATCAGTTCTCTTGATTTCAATCGGTGCCAGAGATGCAAAAGAAAATTATCGAAGGAAGTAAAATCCATTCCGATGACCATGGGTgtacaagaaaaaaaagaaacaatgatTTCTGTTGAC AGTTTTTATAAGAAAAACAATGAGCGGAACTCATCTGCAAAGTTAGAGAAATTAGAAAGGGATGGTGCTGTTTATAAGCGAGGAAGGGGAAGAGGGAAAGGTGTAACGAGAACCAGGCCTATTCACAAAGAACCAg aatgtttaacaATATCGTCTGACGAAGAGGAGGAaggtaaaatgaagaaattggAGAGCTCCAATAACAGTACATGTTCGCATGATACAAGTAATAATTTTAACGAAGATCTGGACACGATTTTGGAAAAGGAACCAGTAATTACAAACAATTCTATTTCTAGCACAAGTTCTGATTACGCCATGGAGACTGAAAACATAGTTAGAG ATAATTGTCCTCAAGCTCTGCACACTAGTATAGTGTGTCGAACAGTACGGATAGGTTCTTACAAATATATTCCTCGAGAGAAAGTAGTAATCTCACAGAACGGAGTAAGATTTGGTGTACCTTTATTAGAAGATG ATCAAAGCTTTGTAacattagaaattaaattacaaaacataGTGAGAGTATTAGTTCATTTCGGGAAGTCGATGCCAGTGCTTTTCTTTTACACATCCACTAACAGTGGAGCAATGATCCGTGAGTTGTTAGGGATGCAGGATCCGAAGGGACCGTACTACGATCCGGCTGGAAAAGACCTCACGCATAAAAGAATAACTCTATTGCCAGAAAAATGGTCTGAAGAATCTAAAATGGCATTAAAGGATTTGTTTTCGTACAGAAACTTGTTGGTTGAGTTGAACGCGAAAGAGGCGAATGATATCCTTGTACGAGCCTCACCAAAAGAC ATTCTGAATTCATCGAAGAAAGGAGAGCAGACAGGGGCAGCTAATTCGAATGCCAATGGAGGAATACAAAC gATAACTGTATATCCCCCACCACCAGCGAAAGGTGGCATAGCAATTAATACTGAAGACTATCTATGCCTTGGAGAggatcaatttttaaatgatgtaATCATAGACTTCTATTTGAAATACTTAACATTGGAAGTCTTGTCGGAGCCTGACCAACACAGAACCCATGTATTtagttcatatttttataaacgaTTAACAAGTCCCCACACTCAGGCGGTAGAAAGCAACGTACCTCTGTCTCCAGCTGCCAAGAGGCATGCGAGGGTGCAAAAGTGGACAAAGAATGTCAATATATTTGAGAAGGATTTTATCATAATTCCTATCAACGAACA CGCTCACTGGTTTCTGGCCATTATTTGTTTCCCCGGATTAGTGGGTGAAGTTCCTCCACAGATTGTACGGAGCCAGGAGAATGATGTTCGCAAAACTGTACATAAAAGTAAAAGGCTAAAGGAGGTTAAGCTCCAGACTGTTACGATTGGTAGTACTACACTTACACCAGtgactactactattactatagATCAACCTGATGATGGTTCGGAGAGAGATGAAGCCGAAGGCGATGACGAAGAGATGGAGATGGATAGCGAAGATGAC GATGAATCTGAATCTACGGAGAACAAAAACGTACCAAAAGTGGAAGAGTATGTGCCACTGGAAACTACGGTTAAAGT acCATGCATATTGATATTTGATTCCCTTGCGGGAGCAAGTAGATCGCGTGTAGTAGCTACATTAAGAGATTATTTGAGTTGTGAGTACGTTGCTAAAATGGGAAGCGAAAAAGTATTTTCAAAGGATACTATTAAAGGAGCCTCGTTGAAAGTTCCTCAGCAATCAAATTTTACTGATTGCGGATTGTACGTGTTGCAGTACGTCGAGAGTTTCTTTCAA AATCCCATTAAAGATTATACATTGCCAATAAAAACCCTGAAGAACTGGTTCGAAGAGATAGTAGTGACGAGAAAACGTGAAGAATTATCGAAACTATTAATTAAGTTAATGAATTCAACCAAAGGAGATAAAACTATAAATATACCAGTGGTTAACTTTCCTACGCAAGACGGTAAACTGAAAGCAAAGCCTGAAAATCAAGTGGATGCGAAATCACTGAAAACAGACACAGACGATAAGAAAAAGCCTACGTTAGAGGGGGAGAATCGTGTTAGTAATAATCTGCCAAATCAAACGGAGAATACCGAAGCAACAACTGATATAATGAATAAAACTATGTACCAGATCATTCCTTATCCTCCATGTACAAGTTCCAGTTCGATTGAAAACAATTCACCGGAGATGTTTAATCAATCTAAAACTCCTCATCAGAG aTCGCCAAGTGAAACGATGTCTTATTTAAAATCGAAACGAATTCCCAGGTTAATGTTAAGAACAGAGAATCAAGACGATCCCCAAGCGGCGAAAAAGCACAAAGGAGAGTCCTTTGATTCTTGTAAATAA
- the LOC117608177 gene encoding uncharacterized protein LOC117608177 isoform X1: protein MAQYFNFVTNASGTLTLEEVQRICSAEGQSVQLVVEDINNDGNSCQQLLTYTSAPQEQPIFSQHINLGSQISTSQLEQGQSVFIIKTNTNELATSEGILKSATVNANNIGRNIVSVDNKDCNNDVQQIRWMKMQENSINVNTVSKEGVLISEKTQTANVNENQNNSSQALLHSLCELDSGLLKRKPLRSYPNRNRCSTGTSSIPDKTNISNTIGIPIQNINVSSIKTNTPYNKSVSPIGQNVTQIPTQVHSSLGTIHSRPQARTLMSKTPAKLLQPKMEQTRLKQMPNQRQAQNDQRLQGNAQRLAQGSLNSSQRQQTPQRQVLPSSPLQFQKTVSPQKSQYEQSTSLSTSQSMHSSMEVDSLESSSLQDTSFSSQTDSENSSSESIAFLQKVIRNPMDTIVQHQIKGNTAKMLVMFSNGEQRLITFDIPNEDCTVQDLLEQANITFCGTTNVSLVSDPTLGINYIVEAGSNTSHDVPEHDSSQENLNNLDSPRSPDENSNPVQQNEEAIFIEGMLAVCSHCGISSLDFNRCQRCKRKLSKEVKSIPMTMGVQEKKETMISVDSFYKKNNERNSSAKLEKLERDGAVYKRGRGRGKGVTRTRPIHKEPECLTISSDEEEEGKMKKLESSNNSTCSHDTSNNFNEDLDTILEKEPVITNNSISSTSSDYAMETENIVRDNCPQALHTSIVCRTVRIGSYKYIPREKVVISQNGVRFGVPLLEDDQSFVTLEIKLQNIVRVLVHFGKSMPVLFFYTSTNSGAMIRELLGMQDPKGPYYDPAGKDLTHKRITLLPEKWSEESKMALKDLFSYRNLLVELNAKEANDILVRASPKDILNSSKKGEQTGAANSNANGGIQTITVYPPPPAKGGIAINTEDYLCLGEDQFLNDVIIDFYLKYLTLEVLSEPDQHRTHVFSSYFYKRLTSPHTQAVESNVPLSPAAKRHARVQKWTKNVNIFEKDFIIIPINEHAHWFLAIICFPGLVGEVPPQIVRSQENDVRKTVHKSKRLKEVKLQTVTIGSTTLTPVTTTITIDQPDDGSERDEAEGDDEEMEMDSEDDDESESTENKNVPKVEEYVPLETTVKVPCILIFDSLAGASRSRVVATLRDYLSCEYVAKMGSEKVFSKDTIKGASLKVPQQSNFTDCGLYVLQYVESFFQNPIKDYTLPIKTLKNWFEEIVVTRKREELSKLLIKLMNSTKGDKTINIPVVNFPTQDGKLKAKPENQVDAKSLKTDTDDKKKPTLEGENRVSNNLPNQTENTEATTDIMNKTMYQIIPYPPCTSSSSIENNSPEMFNQSKTPHQRSPSETMSYLKSKRIPRLMLRTENQDDPQAAKKHKGESFDSCK from the exons ATTGCAACAATGATGTGCAACAAATACGATGGATGAAAATGCAAGAGAATAGTATTAATGTAAATACAGTATCGAAAGAAGGTGTGCTCATATCAGAGAAAACTCAGACTGCCAATgtaaatgaaaatcaaaataattctTCGCAA GCTCTTCTGCATAGTTTGTGCGAATTGGACAGTGGACTTCTAAAAAGGAAACCGCTACGATCATACCCAAACAGAAATCGATGTTCAACTGGAACATCGTCCATCCCTGATAAAACGAATATCTCAAACACCATAGGAATCCCAATACAGAATATTAATGTATCTAGCATTAAGACAAATACTCCTTACAACAAGTCAGTCAGTCCTATTGGACAGAATGTGACACAAATTCCTACGCAAGTACATTCTTCTCTGGGCACGATTCATAGCAGACCTCAAGCTCGCACCTTAATGTCAAAGACTCCTGCGAAGCTGCTGCAGCCTAAGATGGAACAGACGAGACTAAAGCAGATGCCGAATCAGAGACAAGCGCAGAATGATCAGAGACTGCAAGGGAATGCGCAGCGACTAGCACAGGGTTCATTAAACAGTTCACAGCGGCAACAAACTCCACAGAGACAAGTGTTACCCTCATCCCCATTACAATTTCAGAAAACAGTCTCCCCACAGAAGTCTCAATACGAACAATCAACCTCACTATCAACGTCTCAGAGCATGCACAGCAGCATGGAAGTTGACTCTCTAGAGTCTTCATCACTTCAAGATACAAGTTTCTCGTCACAGACTGATTCAGAAAACAGTTCATCGGAAAGTATCGCTTTTCTTCAAAAAGTTATTCGCAATCCAATGGATACAATAGTTCAACATCAAATTAAAGGAAATACCGCGAAAATGCTGGTTATGTTTTCTAATGGCGAGCAGAGATTAATTACGTTTGATATACCAAACGAGGATTGCACCGTTCAGGATTTATTAGAACAG GCAAATATTACATTCTGTGGAACGACAAATGTTTCTTTGGTTTCTGATCCCACATTGGGTATCAATTATATTGTCGAAGCTGGATCTAACACATCACATGATGTACCCGAGCATGACAGTTCccaagaaaatttaaataatttagacTCCCCGAG gTCACCCGATGAGAATAGTAATCCTGTCCAACAAAACGAa GAGGCTATATTCATCGAAGGAATGTTAGCAGTCTGTTCCCACTGTGGTATCAGTTCTCTTGATTTCAATCGGTGCCAGAGATGCAAAAGAAAATTATCGAAGGAAGTAAAATCCATTCCGATGACCATGGGTgtacaagaaaaaaaagaaacaatgatTTCTGTTGAC AGTTTTTATAAGAAAAACAATGAGCGGAACTCATCTGCAAAGTTAGAGAAATTAGAAAGGGATGGTGCTGTTTATAAGCGAGGAAGGGGAAGAGGGAAAGGTGTAACGAGAACCAGGCCTATTCACAAAGAACCAg aatgtttaacaATATCGTCTGACGAAGAGGAGGAaggtaaaatgaagaaattggAGAGCTCCAATAACAGTACATGTTCGCATGATACAAGTAATAATTTTAACGAAGATCTGGACACGATTTTGGAAAAGGAACCAGTAATTACAAACAATTCTATTTCTAGCACAAGTTCTGATTACGCCATGGAGACTGAAAACATAGTTAGAG ATAATTGTCCTCAAGCTCTGCACACTAGTATAGTGTGTCGAACAGTACGGATAGGTTCTTACAAATATATTCCTCGAGAGAAAGTAGTAATCTCACAGAACGGAGTAAGATTTGGTGTACCTTTATTAGAAGATG ATCAAAGCTTTGTAacattagaaattaaattacaaaacataGTGAGAGTATTAGTTCATTTCGGGAAGTCGATGCCAGTGCTTTTCTTTTACACATCCACTAACAGTGGAGCAATGATCCGTGAGTTGTTAGGGATGCAGGATCCGAAGGGACCGTACTACGATCCGGCTGGAAAAGACCTCACGCATAAAAGAATAACTCTATTGCCAGAAAAATGGTCTGAAGAATCTAAAATGGCATTAAAGGATTTGTTTTCGTACAGAAACTTGTTGGTTGAGTTGAACGCGAAAGAGGCGAATGATATCCTTGTACGAGCCTCACCAAAAGAC ATTCTGAATTCATCGAAGAAAGGAGAGCAGACAGGGGCAGCTAATTCGAATGCCAATGGAGGAATACAAAC gATAACTGTATATCCCCCACCACCAGCGAAAGGTGGCATAGCAATTAATACTGAAGACTATCTATGCCTTGGAGAggatcaatttttaaatgatgtaATCATAGACTTCTATTTGAAATACTTAACATTGGAAGTCTTGTCGGAGCCTGACCAACACAGAACCCATGTATTtagttcatatttttataaacgaTTAACAAGTCCCCACACTCAGGCGGTAGAAAGCAACGTACCTCTGTCTCCAGCTGCCAAGAGGCATGCGAGGGTGCAAAAGTGGACAAAGAATGTCAATATATTTGAGAAGGATTTTATCATAATTCCTATCAACGAACA CGCTCACTGGTTTCTGGCCATTATTTGTTTCCCCGGATTAGTGGGTGAAGTTCCTCCACAGATTGTACGGAGCCAGGAGAATGATGTTCGCAAAACTGTACATAAAAGTAAAAGGCTAAAGGAGGTTAAGCTCCAGACTGTTACGATTGGTAGTACTACACTTACACCAGtgactactactattactatagATCAACCTGATGATGGTTCGGAGAGAGATGAAGCCGAAGGCGATGACGAAGAGATGGAGATGGATAGCGAAGATGAC GATGAATCTGAATCTACGGAGAACAAAAACGTACCAAAAGTGGAAGAGTATGTGCCACTGGAAACTACGGTTAAAGT acCATGCATATTGATATTTGATTCCCTTGCGGGAGCAAGTAGATCGCGTGTAGTAGCTACATTAAGAGATTATTTGAGTTGTGAGTACGTTGCTAAAATGGGAAGCGAAAAAGTATTTTCAAAGGATACTATTAAAGGAGCCTCGTTGAAAGTTCCTCAGCAATCAAATTTTACTGATTGCGGATTGTACGTGTTGCAGTACGTCGAGAGTTTCTTTCAA AATCCCATTAAAGATTATACATTGCCAATAAAAACCCTGAAGAACTGGTTCGAAGAGATAGTAGTGACGAGAAAACGTGAAGAATTATCGAAACTATTAATTAAGTTAATGAATTCAACCAAAGGAGATAAAACTATAAATATACCAGTGGTTAACTTTCCTACGCAAGACGGTAAACTGAAAGCAAAGCCTGAAAATCAAGTGGATGCGAAATCACTGAAAACAGACACAGACGATAAGAAAAAGCCTACGTTAGAGGGGGAGAATCGTGTTAGTAATAATCTGCCAAATCAAACGGAGAATACCGAAGCAACAACTGATATAATGAATAAAACTATGTACCAGATCATTCCTTATCCTCCATGTACAAGTTCCAGTTCGATTGAAAACAATTCACCGGAGATGTTTAATCAATCTAAAACTCCTCATCAGAG aTCGCCAAGTGAAACGATGTCTTATTTAAAATCGAAACGAATTCCCAGGTTAATGTTAAGAACAGAGAATCAAGACGATCCCCAAGCGGCGAAAAAGCACAAAGGAGAGTCCTTTGATTCTTGTAAATAA
- the LOC117608177 gene encoding uncharacterized protein LOC117608177 isoform X5, whose amino-acid sequence MKMQENSINVNTVSKEGVLISEKTQTANVNENQNNSSQALLHSLCELDSGLLKRKPLRSYPNRNRCSTGTSSIPDKTNISNTIGIPIQNINVSSIKTNTPYNKSVSPIGQNVTQIPTQVHSSLGTIHSRPQARTLMSKTPAKLLQPKMEQTRLKQMPNQRQAQNDQRLQGNAQRLAQGSLNSSQRQQTPQRQVLPSSPLQFQKTVSPQKSQYEQSTSLSTSQSMHSSMEVDSLESSSLQDTSFSSQTDSENSSSESIAFLQKVIRNPMDTIVQHQIKGNTAKMLVMFSNGEQRLITFDIPNEDCTVQDLLEQANITFCGTTNVSLVSDPTLGINYIVEAGSNTSHDVPEHDSSQENLNNLDSPRSPDENSNPVQQNEEAIFIEGMLAVCSHCGISSLDFNRCQRCKRKLSKEVKSIPMTMGVQEKKETMISVDSFYKKNNERNSSAKLEKLERDGAVYKRGRGRGKGVTRTRPIHKEPECLTISSDEEEEGKMKKLESSNNSTCSHDTSNNFNEDLDTILEKEPVITNNSISSTSSDYAMETENIVRDNCPQALHTSIVCRTVRIGSYKYIPREKVVISQNGVRFGVPLLEDDQSFVTLEIKLQNIVRVLVHFGKSMPVLFFYTSTNSGAMIRELLGMQDPKGPYYDPAGKDLTHKRITLLPEKWSEESKMALKDLFSYRNLLVELNAKEANDILVRASPKDILNSSKKGEQTGAANSNANGGIQTITVYPPPPAKGGIAINTEDYLCLGEDQFLNDVIIDFYLKYLTLEVLSEPDQHRTHVFSSYFYKRLTSPHTQAVESNVPLSPAAKRHARVQKWTKNVNIFEKDFIIIPINEHAHWFLAIICFPGLVGEVPPQIVRSQENDVRKTVHKSKRLKEVKLQTVTIGSTTLTPVTTTITIDQPDDGSERDEAEGDDEEMEMDSEDDDESESTENKNVPKVEEYVPLETTVKVPCILIFDSLAGASRSRVVATLRDYLSCEYVAKMGSEKVFSKDTIKGASLKVPQQSNFTDCGLYVLQYVESFFQNPIKDYTLPIKTLKNWFEEIVVTRKREELSKLLIKLMNSTKGDKTINIPVVNFPTQDGKLKAKPENQVDAKSLKTDTDDKKKPTLEGENRVSNNLPNQTENTEATTDIMNKTMYQIIPYPPCTSSSSIENNSPEMFNQSKTPHQRSPSETMSYLKSKRIPRLMLRTENQDDPQAAKKHKGESFDSCK is encoded by the exons ATGAAAATGCAAGAGAATAGTATTAATGTAAATACAGTATCGAAAGAAGGTGTGCTCATATCAGAGAAAACTCAGACTGCCAATgtaaatgaaaatcaaaataattctTCGCAA GCTCTTCTGCATAGTTTGTGCGAATTGGACAGTGGACTTCTAAAAAGGAAACCGCTACGATCATACCCAAACAGAAATCGATGTTCAACTGGAACATCGTCCATCCCTGATAAAACGAATATCTCAAACACCATAGGAATCCCAATACAGAATATTAATGTATCTAGCATTAAGACAAATACTCCTTACAACAAGTCAGTCAGTCCTATTGGACAGAATGTGACACAAATTCCTACGCAAGTACATTCTTCTCTGGGCACGATTCATAGCAGACCTCAAGCTCGCACCTTAATGTCAAAGACTCCTGCGAAGCTGCTGCAGCCTAAGATGGAACAGACGAGACTAAAGCAGATGCCGAATCAGAGACAAGCGCAGAATGATCAGAGACTGCAAGGGAATGCGCAGCGACTAGCACAGGGTTCATTAAACAGTTCACAGCGGCAACAAACTCCACAGAGACAAGTGTTACCCTCATCCCCATTACAATTTCAGAAAACAGTCTCCCCACAGAAGTCTCAATACGAACAATCAACCTCACTATCAACGTCTCAGAGCATGCACAGCAGCATGGAAGTTGACTCTCTAGAGTCTTCATCACTTCAAGATACAAGTTTCTCGTCACAGACTGATTCAGAAAACAGTTCATCGGAAAGTATCGCTTTTCTTCAAAAAGTTATTCGCAATCCAATGGATACAATAGTTCAACATCAAATTAAAGGAAATACCGCGAAAATGCTGGTTATGTTTTCTAATGGCGAGCAGAGATTAATTACGTTTGATATACCAAACGAGGATTGCACCGTTCAGGATTTATTAGAACAG GCAAATATTACATTCTGTGGAACGACAAATGTTTCTTTGGTTTCTGATCCCACATTGGGTATCAATTATATTGTCGAAGCTGGATCTAACACATCACATGATGTACCCGAGCATGACAGTTCccaagaaaatttaaataatttagacTCCCCGAG gTCACCCGATGAGAATAGTAATCCTGTCCAACAAAACGAa GAGGCTATATTCATCGAAGGAATGTTAGCAGTCTGTTCCCACTGTGGTATCAGTTCTCTTGATTTCAATCGGTGCCAGAGATGCAAAAGAAAATTATCGAAGGAAGTAAAATCCATTCCGATGACCATGGGTgtacaagaaaaaaaagaaacaatgatTTCTGTTGAC AGTTTTTATAAGAAAAACAATGAGCGGAACTCATCTGCAAAGTTAGAGAAATTAGAAAGGGATGGTGCTGTTTATAAGCGAGGAAGGGGAAGAGGGAAAGGTGTAACGAGAACCAGGCCTATTCACAAAGAACCAg aatgtttaacaATATCGTCTGACGAAGAGGAGGAaggtaaaatgaagaaattggAGAGCTCCAATAACAGTACATGTTCGCATGATACAAGTAATAATTTTAACGAAGATCTGGACACGATTTTGGAAAAGGAACCAGTAATTACAAACAATTCTATTTCTAGCACAAGTTCTGATTACGCCATGGAGACTGAAAACATAGTTAGAG ATAATTGTCCTCAAGCTCTGCACACTAGTATAGTGTGTCGAACAGTACGGATAGGTTCTTACAAATATATTCCTCGAGAGAAAGTAGTAATCTCACAGAACGGAGTAAGATTTGGTGTACCTTTATTAGAAGATG ATCAAAGCTTTGTAacattagaaattaaattacaaaacataGTGAGAGTATTAGTTCATTTCGGGAAGTCGATGCCAGTGCTTTTCTTTTACACATCCACTAACAGTGGAGCAATGATCCGTGAGTTGTTAGGGATGCAGGATCCGAAGGGACCGTACTACGATCCGGCTGGAAAAGACCTCACGCATAAAAGAATAACTCTATTGCCAGAAAAATGGTCTGAAGAATCTAAAATGGCATTAAAGGATTTGTTTTCGTACAGAAACTTGTTGGTTGAGTTGAACGCGAAAGAGGCGAATGATATCCTTGTACGAGCCTCACCAAAAGAC ATTCTGAATTCATCGAAGAAAGGAGAGCAGACAGGGGCAGCTAATTCGAATGCCAATGGAGGAATACAAAC gATAACTGTATATCCCCCACCACCAGCGAAAGGTGGCATAGCAATTAATACTGAAGACTATCTATGCCTTGGAGAggatcaatttttaaatgatgtaATCATAGACTTCTATTTGAAATACTTAACATTGGAAGTCTTGTCGGAGCCTGACCAACACAGAACCCATGTATTtagttcatatttttataaacgaTTAACAAGTCCCCACACTCAGGCGGTAGAAAGCAACGTACCTCTGTCTCCAGCTGCCAAGAGGCATGCGAGGGTGCAAAAGTGGACAAAGAATGTCAATATATTTGAGAAGGATTTTATCATAATTCCTATCAACGAACA CGCTCACTGGTTTCTGGCCATTATTTGTTTCCCCGGATTAGTGGGTGAAGTTCCTCCACAGATTGTACGGAGCCAGGAGAATGATGTTCGCAAAACTGTACATAAAAGTAAAAGGCTAAAGGAGGTTAAGCTCCAGACTGTTACGATTGGTAGTACTACACTTACACCAGtgactactactattactatagATCAACCTGATGATGGTTCGGAGAGAGATGAAGCCGAAGGCGATGACGAAGAGATGGAGATGGATAGCGAAGATGAC GATGAATCTGAATCTACGGAGAACAAAAACGTACCAAAAGTGGAAGAGTATGTGCCACTGGAAACTACGGTTAAAGT acCATGCATATTGATATTTGATTCCCTTGCGGGAGCAAGTAGATCGCGTGTAGTAGCTACATTAAGAGATTATTTGAGTTGTGAGTACGTTGCTAAAATGGGAAGCGAAAAAGTATTTTCAAAGGATACTATTAAAGGAGCCTCGTTGAAAGTTCCTCAGCAATCAAATTTTACTGATTGCGGATTGTACGTGTTGCAGTACGTCGAGAGTTTCTTTCAA AATCCCATTAAAGATTATACATTGCCAATAAAAACCCTGAAGAACTGGTTCGAAGAGATAGTAGTGACGAGAAAACGTGAAGAATTATCGAAACTATTAATTAAGTTAATGAATTCAACCAAAGGAGATAAAACTATAAATATACCAGTGGTTAACTTTCCTACGCAAGACGGTAAACTGAAAGCAAAGCCTGAAAATCAAGTGGATGCGAAATCACTGAAAACAGACACAGACGATAAGAAAAAGCCTACGTTAGAGGGGGAGAATCGTGTTAGTAATAATCTGCCAAATCAAACGGAGAATACCGAAGCAACAACTGATATAATGAATAAAACTATGTACCAGATCATTCCTTATCCTCCATGTACAAGTTCCAGTTCGATTGAAAACAATTCACCGGAGATGTTTAATCAATCTAAAACTCCTCATCAGAG aTCGCCAAGTGAAACGATGTCTTATTTAAAATCGAAACGAATTCCCAGGTTAATGTTAAGAACAGAGAATCAAGACGATCCCCAAGCGGCGAAAAAGCACAAAGGAGAGTCCTTTGATTCTTGTAAATAA